In Osmia lignaria lignaria isolate PbOS001 chromosome 13, iyOsmLign1, whole genome shotgun sequence, the DNA window ATAAAAATCATGGAAAAGAAGTCACTTAAAGTACGAGGCCAAATCCTTTTTCgaagaatcatttttaacaatttgtTTTTCACGTACCACGTGATTTTTCTCGGAATACTGACCACTTCTTATCGGTGTGAATACATATATTTACTTCATAACGTTAATCTAAAATTTAATACCACAAATTAttccttttaaatttttatattttctgttattgttttgatattttgcattttacatACCTTTGGATCATTTTATCAAATCACACGACTCAAATGATTGTTGCCGTCTCCCTTCGATTAGTGGCCGACTTCGCATGGTTTCTAATTTTTTCACGAATATTTCTATAGCACTTCGCCAACTATGGTTTTAGACAGTGCGTGTTTGTCATTGGTTGAATTCTAAATGATAGTTCATGAAATGATGTTTGGAGCGCTTAGGGTATATACGCGCCATAATGCGCGTATGGCTGATGGAGGTGGTGCTACGTTTCGCACGATTTATTTGTGaacaaattattttgaattgttgacataattgttaaatgaaaatgGACAACGACAAAAGTACTATGCTCGCAGTTTTGCAACTGCTTAGAAAATACAATTTGAAGGTACTTTACAAGTAATTTCAATGCCAAATACCTTCTAACCTATTGTTTGTATATAAACATTGATATATTATAAGTTATTCACGCGTTATTTTCACAGGGAACGGAAGAATTATTCAAAAAAGAAGCTAATTTGACTGATATATCTGCAGATGATGCTCAACAGACTGATTCTGAAGTTAACAGTGTACTCTCTGCATATAAAAGCGAAGGAGATCCTGCACTTTATGAGAAAGCATATAGCGAATTGAAGAAATTTGTAGAAGGTTCTTTAGATATATATAAAGTAagttattgtatgtacaaatTAAACAAGAAGTATACAGAAATAATGAAGTATAATTTGCTATTAAACAGCATGAGTTGGGTACAATTTTATATCCAGTTTTGGTACATATGTACCTTGAATTGGTTTACAATAATCATTCTGAGGAAGCTAAACAGTTATTGGAAAAGTTTGGTGGAAATCTAGAAGAATATTACCAAAATGACTTGAAAAGATTATCTAATGTAACAAAACGCGAACAAATGGCTGGAAATGAATTAACAGATACCTTTAAGTATGTAATATCAAAGGTTTTTGGATAAATAATTATATCTGGttctataaatgaaataaaacattttataggTCCAATCAGTTTATAATCAGAATGTCAAGAGATACtctttcaatattaaaaagaCATTTACAAGAAAAGAAACACAGTGTATTACTAAATATCATACAGGAGCATTTATATTTTGATATGTACGAGGGTGTGGCAAGAAACAAACAACAGATTGATGCTACATCTGGTGCAGTGGTTGGTGAGGCAACAAGACAAGGTAATACCATGGAATGCAATTCTCAAATTCAACATTAATGAGAATTCGGGTAAAGCATGTTTTTCCATTTCAGATAATAAGGCAAAAGTATATTATGGACTTTTAAAAGAGCCAGACATTCAGTGTATGCCTCCAACTGAGGAAGAGGAGGACGATACAGGTGGTGCAGATGGAGATAaaccgaaaaagaagaaagccaAGAAGGATCCTCTGTTTTCTAAGAAAACCAAATCAGATCCGAATGCACCACCTGTTGGTAGAATGCCTTTACCAAATTTGTAAGGAAATTTCTTAGTAAATGTATCATCGTTTCGTATACGGCAAAAGCAACACAATGTAATTATGTGCAGAAAAGATGCGGATAAATTGGAAAAGGTAAAAGCACTGAGAGAAGCATCGAAACGCGTTGTACTCGGTCCAGACACCTTACCATCTATATGCTTTTATACACTCTTAAACACAGTTCATACGTAAGTTCGCATGAAGATTATTTTGTCGAATTAAAGTTAAGCACGCGTCTAATATGAAACATAGTGTAACAGCGGCTGAAGTAGCTGAAGACTCGAGTTTACTAGCTATCGGATTCAGTGACTCTTGTATAAAGGTGTGGAGTTTAGTTCCACAAAAATTAAGACTTATGAAGACAGGCGAACAATTACAGGACATTGATAGAGAAGCAGGTAATATTCGTTGACTACAAGATTTTCATTACTAACATTTAAACCGTATGACGGTAATTACAGACGACGTATTGGTAAGAATGATGGATGATCGTACAGCGGAAACATCTAGATCTTTATTCGGACACAATGGTCCCGTGTACAGTTTATCGTTCAGTCCAGATAGAAATTTACTTCTTTCTTCCTCAGAAGACAGTACAGGTATAACGTGAaattgattacatttttatagCTGTACTTGATGGGTAAATATTTCTAACGCAATGTATTACAGTAAGGCTGTGGTCTTTACACACATGGACTTGCGTGGTATGTTACAAGGGACATTTGTTCCCAGTATGGTGCGTTCGATTTTCACCTCATGGTTATTACTTTGCAACTTCCTCTCACGACAAAACTGCCAGACTATGGGCAACCGATTCCCATCAACCTCTTCGAATATTTGCCGGTCACTATTCGGATGTAGATGTAAGTTCGTCTTGATTATCCCTTTCTAACGTACAACGAAAGACCGTGAATATTTTTCAGGTAGTTCAGTTTCATCCAAATTCGAATTACGTAGCGACCGGTTCCAGCGATATGACAGTAAGATTATGGGACTGCGTAACTGGCAGCCAAGTCAGATTAATGACAGGACACAAAGCTCCGATTTATTCTCTTGCTTTTTCCGCAGAGGGTCGATTTTTAGCGTCGGCTGGAGCCGATCACCGCGTTTTAGTTTGGGATTTGGCACACGGTCATCTCGTTGCCGCCTTGTCAAGTCATTCCGgtactattcattgtttatcGTTTAGCAGAGATGGAAACTTGTTAGTCTCTGGTAAGTACTATCACCATGATTgcactttttaaaaaattcaaagaacTTTCTTATTGAATGATATACATTTTCAGGCTCGTTAGACTCTACTATAAAATTATGGGATTTCACAAAACTCGCGGAAGAAATGAGCCTAGAAGACGTGAACGTATCCCATAATCCAGATGTTAAAACAAACGCGGAAGCGTATCTccttcgaacgttcgcgaccaAAAATACTCCGGTCATGACTTTACACTTTTCACGAAGAAATTTACTATTAGGCGTTGGGATGTTCGAATCGACCTAGCAATCCTAGTCAATTTTCGTGATCGATTTTTACTGATAAAACACGGTGTGGCATTGATTCCCtattattgtaatataacatTTGTTAATACACTTTTTCACATTGATCATTCGATATGTTTAAATTATACTTACCCATTTCTTGTCGTTAAATAGCACAAGATTTGCTCCATGTTTCTTCCTCGCGTTGAAACAAGAACACCGTAGTTTCTATAACTTCCTATAATAAATGAAGGAACATCCAATCCATTTAAAAAGACAGAGTCCATTCAAAGTCAACAGCACTCTCGTCGGGAGACAAGATGGATGTAATCAATTCAAAGATCCAAGTAACGAACTTCAATTACAACTAGAATATGGATGGACCGGGTACAGGCACCACTTGGTAATCACTGGATTTCACGCATCCATATTCTATTTTCATGATTAAATCAACTTAGAACACCTATCGCAATTGAATCTATTACTTGCATCGTATTGTATTTTCATGAACATTCATCAGATTATCTATCCCATAAAACAATACCATCTACAGGAATTTCCAAGGTATGTAACCATCCGAACAATCTCGACcaagtgaaatgaaaaatttcaaaacaagGTGAAACTGTTTTTCGAATAGATTCTCCCGAAGACGATCAACGGTGATCGGCACCGAGGGTTTCATTTACGAGAAGATATTTATAACTGACCGACATCGCTCTTCAAAAGCGCATCATTCAAAATAAAAAGGTGGCTGAATACTAAGACCGAATGTGCTCGTTAGTTCGAAGGTCGAGCAAGAGAAGGTTTGAATAATGAAATCTGAGCTTTCTGAAAAGGAGCGTTCTCCATTCCAGTTGATTGTATGATACTAGGTCGTTGCGTTCGAATACGAGTAGATCGTTAAAATGTGAACGAAGACGTGTCTTTCATTCATACGGCACGTGCGATCGTATGGAATTTAAGTTTTCCTTAACTGAAAGGCGTCCCATCGCTTATTTCTTCTGGAATTATGTTCTTCTTTGAATCTTCCAAGACCAAAGCCTGGGAGGCTTCGCCTCTGCCACTTAATCTCGACTAAGAAGTTGAACAGAAGTAGAAGATTTAAAGGGTCGCATACAACCAACACTTGATTCACGCGAGAAATTTATTTCCGATTGTTGATACGCTTACTTCTATCACAGCATACAGACGTAAGTTATacgcgctttttttttttttttaccatacGTGTGTGTACgtggtatgtatgtatgtatgtaggtaATACCCTCTCTGCATACGTGGCTCCGTGTGTGCGTACGTGAAATGAtggcttttttttctttttttttttttttttttagtaatttaACACTTTCGTAATAGGGTTACAATGTATGCGTTGTCGTTCCCGTCTtctcttcttcgtttcttttcgcATTCGTTTAAACTGATAATCAACTATACATCGATCTCTACATTCCCAGTCAAGCCTCGCGCATCGATATCAAACCTAGGGTTACATGTGTGATTTAACTATATGTTATATCATCTTCGTTAATGTACTTATGAAATCTGGATAGATTTACGTTCTCGCGAGTTAACGCAGGAGTATAGGCTGACCCGGCATCaaattgaaaatcaattgaTCCGAAAGGAACTGTATCGAGCTATACTCTTACGTTAACGCATAAATGGTGGTTCCGTATTTCTTAGAAAAAACGATGGAATTATCGACGGATCGACGCAGATTACACCGATCGGTTTAATAAAAACGATTCGGAAGGATTTCGTGATAATGCGTTGGTTGATTTTGGTCGTGATCCTTAGAATAAATTGCATATGAATATCGTTTAAACccgataattaattataaaaattatagagTAAAACGGATTTAAAAAAACTGACAAATATCGGTGGAAATAATTCTCTTcactttttttgtttgttttttggactttttaaaaatgttttcctctcttcttctggcgtgttttctttcctctcttttttccAGTACATCACAGcgtgtttcatttctttcagTTCCGTTTTTCCCCCCGATGTTCACATGCGATTTATGTAATATCGTTTATAGGACTTTGTACTAGGACCGGCcgttttctttcttcatcttcttctcttCGCCAAATTCTGTTCTGCGTCGTTTCTCGTCGTGGACGTTTGTGGCACTCGTTCGGCAACCGACCGTAATAAAAAATTCTCTCCCGATGCAAATTACAAGTTTTTTCCCTACATCGTTTTAAAAGCATATACTCGTACGTATCTCGCATTCTTCTCTTCCCTTAGTTTCTACTATATAGTTCTCTCACGCTCTGTATGCTTCTCGTTTTCACGCGTTGCTTTaaacctaaaaaaaaaaaaaaaaaaaaaaaaaaaaagaaaacgtgtTCTCCTAGAGCTACTTAATACCGCAGTTTTTATCATGAGAACCATATACACGAGCGTTCGAACTTTTCATCGATTTCATTTACCATTTGTTCGATATAAGTACATGGTTATTTACGCCTCGACAAAAGGTAAATCATCGTCGGAAGATTCGAAGAACTCTGTACCCGCTCGTCCGTTAAATGCCTTCAAATTGGTCTACGGAATTTAATACGATTATTGCGTACATATTTTCACGCGCATTCACGCGCCACCAAATTGGGGAACATTCAGTCGACAGAATACGTCGTCTGGTATccttttacttttctttcttctcttcgcaAGGGAATTAAAGAGGCCAGCGAGGTAGGCGTATTTAAAAATCCTGTATATTCACACGGTGGTCTCGATATTGGCGATGATGGCGTATTGTCAACAAATACTATCCTTCCCGTAATTCTCCAGATACATCTCCTGCGGTGTGGCGAGGTTGTACCGTCCGCTAAGCCGGCTTCCGGTAAGACCGTTGTTGTGATGGGTGTGATTCACGTGGAGATGGTTCACGTTCAGAGcgacgttcttttttttcttccgaGCCTTGTGTCGGTACAGGCAGTACTTGAGGCAGCCGGTAGCAAGTAGAAGGATCAAAAATATACCTAGAGCACCGGCGCCCACGGCCACGTAAAGCAACGTCACCCCGAAACGATAAGAACAGTTGGCCTCCTCTTCGTCGAAGCCGGAAGGACAATGACGAATACCGTCGCACCATAAAACTGAACTGATACAAGCCTGGATCTCCGGGCATCTAGGGAACGAATTGAGAAAACGTTAAGTCGAATGTATTCATTATCATACCTATACCATGGAAGATGGTCTGTCTTACCTGTAAGGACAATCTTCATGGGGTAATATCGTAAAAACGTTTGGCCCGACGCTAGGGCTAGGGGATCTCTTGGAAATGGCCATCCACGTAACAGCGTAGAAACCAGGCTCTCTTTGAAGAAATTCCACGACGAAGCTCCTGGAATGTTGCGCCATTGCCACACTGGCGTTCACAGCGCTGTAATTCCATCCCCCGGAGAAGAAGTCCACCGTTCTAGCGGTGTCGACACCACCCTCCGGACAAATTACGCTGCGATCCCTCGTGTTAGCCGCCGAGTAAACGACGATGCGATTCAACGTGGTGCATTCTTCAACGTTGTCCAGAGTGATGCTGTACCCGGTGGTCCTCAAGTACAAATAGTTGATCCTCGCGTCTTCCGGCTCGATCAGCCACGGCTCGTTCACGCACTGGGTCGCGGTTAAGTCCTCCGTGTTGGTAAGGATCTCCTCGACCGCGGCAACGCCAGGAAGAACTCGCGGAAGCGGACTTCGAAGGGATATTTCACCGCTGGTCCCGCGTAAACGGCGTTCCTCCAGTTTCGTGGAACATCCTTGCTCGCTGGTATCCGCACCTAACGGAACGAAACGGTACTCTCCCTCGAAGAAGAAGTCCTTGTAGTCTTGGGTGACGTTCATCAGCGTTACCGTGAACCGAACTTCAACCACGTTGGATGTTAGAGTCCTCAGCAGGATCCTTTCGGTGACGTTCGAACACAGACAGTCGCGGACCTtgataaaagagaaaatgaagTTAGATTGATCTGTAATCAGATGGTTATTATATTAAAACATATGTACCAGTTCAACCCCTTGCCAGGGATACTCGGCGACGACCAGCTCCGCGGTGCCTATCTTCATTGCGTCGACGACCCGTCGGTCGCAGGTCCACCTATTCACCAACGGGTCCACGTACGAGGAACATCCTTTCTCTCCGAACGAGGCTCTCGTTACAGACAGTTCTATCCTGTGATCTGGCTCGGCCTCGAAACGATACACACAGCTAACGTTTTGCGCACCACCGCGTCCATAGAAGAACACACTTTTCGGCGACGCGAATTTCCCTAACTTGGCGGACGACGAGAGTGAAGAGGAGGAGGATAATGAGGACGTGGAAGACGTGGATGATGTCGACGAGGGACCGAACACGTGGTTACACGAAGCCGACTCGTGCACGAACTCGTATCGCAGTACAAAGCTTATCGGATAAAGTGCACTTCCTTGATGTAGAATATGTTCCAGGGTTAGATCCCTGCCGCTGGATACGTAGCTCTCCGCGAGACTGCAAGGCCTCGCGTGACGACTTCCGTTTCGCAGCAGGCTGTGATCGCATAAGCGAGGAGTGTCGTCCTTGCAGAATTGCCCCATCAGTGTAATATTCTGTGAATAAATAATCAATTCAAGTAAAGGAGTTTGAAGGAAATAATCAATTGGACCAGTACCTTACGCATGGAAACTAATTTATCTATCGTGTGATCACCGTCCCATATGAGAAGCTTCGCGTTACAGTCCGAAGCAACGTCGATGCTTGAGGCGGCATCAGCAGTGGCAGCATAATATTTGACAAAGGACAGCCAAACGATTTCGTTCGGCTTGCCTTGGAAGTGATAACGGCAGGTCGTGTTTGGAGGTAAGGAGTGTTTAGGATTCTCCACGACACCTGATAAACTTTCTTCGCTGGATATATAAAAATCGCAATTGTTGTTCTCCTTCACGAAACTTCTCGATTTCTCGTCCACGAAGAGCACCTGTAAATCAACGTTCATTTATTGCAATAAAATGTAAGAATAATTTGGACACTGGGACTAGATAATCGGTACCTGAACCTCGAGCTCAAAGCCCGGTAGAAACGACAGAGGAACCGGATGAAAAGGATTGTCGTAGGGGGACGTGTGAAACTCTAGGAGCATCGTGTTGTGACTGCTAACGATATCCGGCACGGCGTCTCCTCCGCAAAGCCTAACCAACACCTTGTCGGTGGTCGAACCACCATCGTACACCGTCAAATAATCTTGCACCACGTTGCATTCATCCCAGACTCTGCGGTAAATAAATTAATCCCTGTATAATTGCAGCGACTCGAGGCTTGGTACATATAGCAAGATCAACGAGAATTGTACCTGAGTATCCTCTGACTGCGATCGTACTTCACGACCTGATctttaatgtgtattttatgaCTGTTCCGTTGACTCACAGCCAGCAAAGGCCGGTGTCCGGGCGGTGCTCGATTCTGTTCCACCCGGTAATAACAGGTCACGTTTCTGGGATAAACACCGGGATAATTCGGCGATTGAAGTCGACAGGCTCTGATGTCGCATTTGGTGAGGACACGGTCGCAGTAGGTGCCGTTCACCAGCTCTCCTCGCCACGTGGACATGCTGCTATTCCCGTATCTGAGATGAGCCTCGCTACGTCTGAGGAACTTGTACGACAATTTGAAGTCGAAATTGTAGCCGATACCCTGTTAATAATCAAGTTGAGTATCAATTATATTCGTAGACACTGGAGGTTTCTTTAATTTATCAATGGGGGTGACCCCGATACCTTTCCATGGTTGTACAGTTTAGATGGAAAGACACGGATAGACTCAGATGGTTTAATTTAACCCTGCCAAGGAAAGAAATCGTTCCTTACCTGCTCGGACAGTCGCAGCAAATACAGCGTCAAATTGATGGAAGGCGTTTCGCTGTAGTAAACAGTGTATCCCCACGCGCTACCGCACCATTGCCCTCCGGTCGCTGGACGACCCTCCTCACGGATGGTCATGTAACCATCCGGACAGCCCTCCGACGTGAACGATGTGAATCGTCCGACGGTGAACGTGTCGAATGTTAGCTGTAATTTCAAACGTATTAAgacaattatatatttttatacttcaTTAATAGAATATAATCATTTGTTTGATTTACTGACATGAAATTGATACAAGACACAAGGTTATTAGAGTGCAAGATTGAAAAACATTGAAGGATATTCCATTGGGTTTCTATGTTTTAGAAACGGCAAAAGAGTAATCACAGTTTCGAAACTGATATCATTGCATTCCACGCACAGAGAAGCGAGCATTAAAGAAACATATCAAAAGGACAAACACTGAACTAAACAAACTTACAAAAAGAATTTCGAGAGACAATCTATTTTCGCTAAAACACCACACGTGCACGTGAGTATATGTGTATCCTAGTAGTAGACAAGTAAATTATTATCCGCCACTTAGTGTCCATCCACTGCGCCACAGGATCAGCAattattttgttctttttcttgtcTCCCACCTGAACTAGGTCTCCTAGATCAGAACCGGCGGCGGTGAAGTTCAGATGGCACAAGAACGGCAGTCGATCCTCCCTTGGCCGACGTACTTCCACTCTGTAGGTCCGGCCAACGTCACCGTACAAGGTTCTATTGCACGCTGAAAAGCCACGCGGAAGGCGTACGATCAAACTTTCTCATATCAAGTGAAAGAAGAAGGGTTGAACGAAAAACTCACGGCTACAGTATCTCGGCTCGTCGGACTTGTCGCCGCAGTCATCTTCGCCATCGCAGTACTTGTCCTGAGCGACGCAGTTCCCGGTGCCGCACAGGTACTCGGACGGCCTGCGTGAGgaacataaaatgaaatatctatttttctaaaccaggcctgtccaagtaggggaaattactcctggaacacatgtttttggtccccttccaacgctgctccttcaagtaaggtgggacggttccgactatcatctctccgtctttcctaccgtctttggtagtcggaaccgtcccatcttacttgaaggagcagcgttggaaggggacccaaaacatgtgttccaggagtcgattaccctacttggacaggcttATTCTAAACAACCGAGACCGTCTAACGCAAACTGTACCTGCAGACGGGCACATTCTCCAGGCTGGTCGTCGGCGTGGTGGTCACACTCGACGAGGACTCGGACGACGTCAGGCTCGGATAGACCGGGTAACCAGGATATCCGGAATAGTCGGAGGATATTCCAGGATGGTAACTAGCGGAGCCAGCCTCGATCGAGGCCGTGATCGCGGCTGC includes these proteins:
- the LOC117602569 gene encoding uncharacterized protein LOC117602569 isoform X1; translated protein: MLMCRRLLLIAAAITASIEAGSASYHPGISSDYSGYPGYPVYPSLTSSESSSSVTTTPTTSLENVPVCRPSEYLCGTGNCVAQDKYCDGEDDCGDKSDEPRYCSPCNRTLYGDVGRTYRVEVRRPREDRLPFLCHLNFTAAGSDLGDLVQLTFDTFTVGRFTSFTSEGCPDGYMTIREEGRPATGGQWCGSAWGYTVYYSETPSINLTLYLLRLSEQGIGYNFDFKLSYKFLRRSEAHLRYGNSSMSTWRGELVNGTYCDRVLTKCDIRACRLQSPNYPGVYPRNVTCYYRVEQNRAPPGHRPLLAVSQRNSHKIHIKDQVVKYDRSQRILRVWDECNVVQDYLTVYDGGSTTDKVLVRLCGGDAVPDIVSSHNTMLLEFHTSPYDNPFHPVPLSFLPGFELEVQVLFVDEKSRSFVKENNNCDFYISSEESLSGVVENPKHSLPPNTTCRYHFQGKPNEIVWLSFVKYYAATADAASSIDVASDCNAKLLIWDGDHTIDKLVSMRKNITLMGQFCKDDTPRLCDHSLLRNGSRHARPCSLAESYVSSGRDLTLEHILHQGSALYPISFVLRYEFVHESASCNHVFGPSSTSSTSSTSSLSSSSSLSSSAKLGKFASPKSVFFYGRGGAQNVSCVYRFEAEPDHRIELSVTRASFGEKGCSSYVDPLVNRWTCDRRVVDAMKIGTAELVVAEYPWQGVELVRDCLCSNVTERILLRTLTSNVVEVRFTVTLMNVTQDYKDFFFEGEYRFVPLGADTSEQGCSTKLEERRLRGTSGEISLRSPLPRVLPGVAAVEEILTNTEDLTATQCVNEPWLIEPEDARINYLYLRTTGYSITLDNVEECTTLNRIVVYSAANTRDRSVICPEGGVDTARTVDFFSGGWNYSAVNASVAMAQHSRSFVVEFLQREPGFYAVTWMAISKRSPSPSVGPNVFTILPHEDCPYRCPEIQACISSVLWCDGIRHCPSGFDEEEANCSYRFGVTLLYVAVGAGALGIFLILLLATGCLKYCLYRHKARKKKKNVALNVNHLHVNHTHHNNGLTGSRLSGRYNLATPQEMYLENYGKDSIC
- the Taf5 gene encoding TATA-box binding protein associated factor 5 isoform X2; amino-acid sequence: MKMDNDKSTMLAVLQLLRKYNLKGTEELFKKEANLTDISADDAQQTDSEVNSVLSAYKSEGDPALYEKAYSELKKFVEGSLDIYKHELGTILYPVLVHMYLELVYNNHSEEAKQLLEKFGGNLEEYYQNDLKRLSNVTKREQMAGNELTDTFKSNQFIIRMSRDTLSILKRHLQEKKHSVLLNIIQEHLYFDMYEGVARNKQQIDATSGAVVGEATRQDNKAKVYYGLLKEPDIQCMPPTEEEEDDTGGADGDKPKKKKAKKDPLFSKKTKSDPNAPPVGRMPLPNLKDADKLEKVKALREASKRVVLGPDTLPSICFYTLLNTVHTVTAAEVAEDSSLLAIGFSDSCIKVWSLVPQKLRLMKTGEQLQDIDREADDVLVRMMDDRTAETSRSLFGHNGPVYSLSFSPDRNLLLSSSEDSTVRLWSLHTWTCVVCYKGHLFPVWCVRFSPHGYYFATSSHDKTARLWATDSHQPLRIFAGHYSDVDVVQFHPNSNYVATGSSDMTRVDF
- the LOC117602569 gene encoding uncharacterized protein LOC117602569 isoform X2, whose product is MTIREEGRPATGGQWCGSAWGYTVYYSETPSINLTLYLLRLSEQGIGYNFDFKLSYKFLRRSEAHLRYGNSSMSTWRGELVNGTYCDRVLTKCDIRACRLQSPNYPGVYPRNVTCYYRVEQNRAPPGHRPLLAVSQRNSHKIHIKDQVVKYDRSQRILRVWDECNVVQDYLTVYDGGSTTDKVLVRLCGGDAVPDIVSSHNTMLLEFHTSPYDNPFHPVPLSFLPGFELEVQVLFVDEKSRSFVKENNNCDFYISSEESLSGVVENPKHSLPPNTTCRYHFQGKPNEIVWLSFVKYYAATADAASSIDVASDCNAKLLIWDGDHTIDKLVSMRKNITLMGQFCKDDTPRLCDHSLLRNGSRHARPCSLAESYVSSGRDLTLEHILHQGSALYPISFVLRYEFVHESASCNHVFGPSSTSSTSSTSSLSSSSSLSSSAKLGKFASPKSVFFYGRGGAQNVSCVYRFEAEPDHRIELSVTRASFGEKGCSSYVDPLVNRWTCDRRVVDAMKIGTAELVVAEYPWQGVELVRDCLCSNVTERILLRTLTSNVVEVRFTVTLMNVTQDYKDFFFEGEYRFVPLGADTSEQGCSTKLEERRLRGTSGEISLRSPLPRVLPGVAAVEEILTNTEDLTATQCVNEPWLIEPEDARINYLYLRTTGYSITLDNVEECTTLNRIVVYSAANTRDRSVICPEGGVDTARTVDFFSGGWNYSAVNASVAMAQHSRSFVVEFLQREPGFYAVTWMAISKRSPSPSVGPNVFTILPHEDCPYRCPEIQACISSVLWCDGIRHCPSGFDEEEANCSYRFGVTLLYVAVGAGALGIFLILLLATGCLKYCLYRHKARKKKKNVALNVNHLHVNHTHHNNGLTGSRLSGRYNLATPQEMYLENYGKDSIC
- the Taf5 gene encoding TATA-box binding protein associated factor 5 isoform X1, with product MKMDNDKSTMLAVLQLLRKYNLKGTEELFKKEANLTDISADDAQQTDSEVNSVLSAYKSEGDPALYEKAYSELKKFVEGSLDIYKHELGTILYPVLVHMYLELVYNNHSEEAKQLLEKFGGNLEEYYQNDLKRLSNVTKREQMAGNELTDTFKSNQFIIRMSRDTLSILKRHLQEKKHSVLLNIIQEHLYFDMYEGVARNKQQIDATSGAVVGEATRQDNKAKVYYGLLKEPDIQCMPPTEEEEDDTGGADGDKPKKKKAKKDPLFSKKTKSDPNAPPVGRMPLPNLKDADKLEKVKALREASKRVVLGPDTLPSICFYTLLNTVHTVTAAEVAEDSSLLAIGFSDSCIKVWSLVPQKLRLMKTGEQLQDIDREADDVLVRMMDDRTAETSRSLFGHNGPVYSLSFSPDRNLLLSSSEDSTVRLWSLHTWTCVVCYKGHLFPVWCVRFSPHGYYFATSSHDKTARLWATDSHQPLRIFAGHYSDVDVVQFHPNSNYVATGSSDMTVRLWDCVTGSQVRLMTGHKAPIYSLAFSAEGRFLASAGADHRVLVWDLAHGHLVAALSSHSGTIHCLSFSRDGNLLVSGSLDSTIKLWDFTKLAEEMSLEDVNVSHNPDVKTNAEAYLLRTFATKNTPVMTLHFSRRNLLLGVGMFEST